The Glutamicibacter mishrai DNA window AACCCCGGCCAACGCCTTGGCGTACCGGGTTTCCATTTCGGCGAAACGATTACGCGCGAACTTACGAATCGCATCGTCACCGGCAGCTTCACCAAGCATCTTCAGTGCATCGGTAGCAATTTCCAAATAGTCATTGCCCAGCTTGGTCTGGCCGCGATGCGAGAGCACGTAGCGACGAGACGGACGGCCGGCACCCGACTTCTGGTTTGCCACCAGTTTCACCTCAACGAGCCCCGATTTGGAAAGCGCATCAAGGTGACGGCGAACTGCAGCTGGCGTGAAACCTAGCTTGTTGCCAAGTTCGGCTGCACTGACCGGCCCGTCCTCAAGTACTGCATAAAGGACGCGGTCGCGCGTGCGTTCTTCGGTATCCCCAACTGCACCAACCGTTTCGGCAGTGGAGCCACTAGCTGAGTCTAAATTTGATGAATACACAACACAATCATGCGTAAATTTTCGCCCCAGGTCTAGTAAGGAAGGACTTACTAAGGGAGAGCTTGCCCACTTCTCGATCCATACCTTATTAACCAGCTACACCTTTTATTCTCTCGCTCATGCGTGACGGTGGCGAGTGTTGGTGACACAGTCCTCAAATATTGGAGTTCGACATGTCGTAGAATGTTTTGGTGTCTTCCGTAACCCCCAGTCTCATCATCAATGAACTGGCCAAAGATTTAGGGCCAGTACCCGCCTTGGACAACCGCATGCTGCGGGTCCTCGAGTCGGTGTCCCTGAAGGCTTACCCCGGCCAAGTCACCACGCTTCTCGGCGCTAATGGCGCAGGCAAGTCAACAACTTTGGCGTGCGCTCAGGGTTTGCTGCAGCCAGAGGGCGGCACGGTCGAGCTACTGGGGCAAAATCCGTTCGGCGACAACCCCGAGCTTCGATCGCGCGTAGGCGTCATGCTCCAGGATGGCGGCCTACCACCATCAATGCGCCCGGTCCCCCTTTTGCGTCACGTCGCCTCGCTTTATCAAAACCCAATCGACATTGACGCGCTGATTGCCCGCCTGGATCTTAAATCCTTTGGCACGCGCACCATTCGCCGCCTTTCCGGCGGGCAGAAACAGCGCGTGGCCCTCGCCATCGCGCTAGCCGGAGATCCAGAAGTCGTATTCCTCGATGAGCCGAGTGCAGGACTGGATCCGCAATCCCGCCAGGTAGTGTTCGACCTCATCGCCGAACTGCGCGATGCCGGCAAGGCCATCATCCTGACGACGCATTTGATGGATGACGCGCAACGCCTGAGCGATTACGTGTACATCATCGATAAGGGATGCACTGTCGCGCAGGGAACCGTTGCCGAGCTCACTGCACGCGCCGCGGAAGATCAGGATGCTCGCCCCATCTCCTTTGCCGCTCGTCCCGGCCTGAACCTGCCCGAGGCACCTGCTGGGCTGTATCTCTCGGAGACTTCGCCTGGTGAATATCGCTTGGATGGAGTCAGCTCCCCCGAACACCTGCATTGGCTTACTAGCTGGTGGATGAAGGCAGGCGTCCTGCCGACGCATCTGAACCTGCAGGCTCGAAGCCTCGAAGATGTATTCCTCGAATTCGCACACAAGGAGGAACACGCGTGAGCCAACAAGCTGCGGTCAATAACGCCGTTTCACCAATCAAACGCATCCTCATTCAAGGAAAATACGAATCCTTGCAAATGTTGAGCAATGGTGAACAGCTCATTCTCGCGGTGGTCATGCCGATGATCGCCCTATTCGTTCTCACGCTAACGGACCTCCTCGACGGCGTTTCCGAACGGAGCA harbors:
- a CDS encoding helix-turn-helix transcriptional regulator, giving the protein MYSSNLDSASGSTAETVGAVGDTEERTRDRVLYAVLEDGPVSAAELGNKLGFTPAAVRRHLDALSKSGLVEVKLVANQKSGAGRPSRRYVLSHRGQTKLGNDYLEIATDALKMLGEAAGDDAIRKFARNRFAEMETRYAKALAGVEGLEARAEVLSNMLSSDGFVGYTRKVDTKVATALMHSVQLCQGHCPIQDLAREFPVFCDTETEMFARLLGVDVRRLSTLAGGGHVCTTHIPVGREKAPMRAEKRTRIQFTKQERPR
- a CDS encoding ABC transporter ATP-binding protein — translated: MSSVTPSLIINELAKDLGPVPALDNRMLRVLESVSLKAYPGQVTTLLGANGAGKSTTLACAQGLLQPEGGTVELLGQNPFGDNPELRSRVGVMLQDGGLPPSMRPVPLLRHVASLYQNPIDIDALIARLDLKSFGTRTIRRLSGGQKQRVALAIALAGDPEVVFLDEPSAGLDPQSRQVVFDLIAELRDAGKAIILTTHLMDDAQRLSDYVYIIDKGCTVAQGTVAELTARAAEDQDARPISFAARPGLNLPEAPAGLYLSETSPGEYRLDGVSSPEHLHWLTSWWMKAGVLPTHLNLQARSLEDVFLEFAHKEEHA